The nucleotide sequence AAAATGTTCTTACAATGTTGGTGTTTATAACAACAATATTTTATATTGTCTTGCGTAATCGTGATAGGATGCTGCCATTCGTACAAAAATATGGGAAAGTTAATGCCTTATACCCTATCTGTGCAATATTTTACCGTAAATCTACACGATGCTAAACATTTGGAATGCCTTCCTAGTGGCTTCTGTTTTTTGTTTTCACAGCAGGCCAAATATTGAATACTTCCACTGGAATATTCACAGCAGGACAATGTAGTCATTAGTCACCTGCTCATAATATGGGGAAGGAGTGGACTCTAGGGGGATGGAAAATCATTCACCTGTTCATAAATTTTTCCTTCCCAATCATTTCCAGTTGTCCATCCTGTCCTAATTCCTTCTGTTGTAACTGGAATCTGTCTATCAGAAATACAGAAAAGATGGTTCTATTGCCAAATTGCTTGAAGCTTATGCCATTGCCAGTTTTGAGGAGGGTgatggaggacgaggaggagaagaagaagaagacgtacCAGGTAACGGCCCATGATGAGCGATAGGCAAGCGCCAAGCGGCAGGTGAGGGGTGGTGCGGCGAGTGGCTCCTGAGGAGTTATGACACATGAGAATGGATTTCTGGCCCAAACACagggttaaaaaaaaattaaaaaaaaaactgaattGGGCCTCTCAAGGTAGCGGTTTGTGTCTCGGTACATGTCCGGACAGGACCACTCAAAAAGGGGCAGTCCTTGTCTTAGTTCATGCCCGATCTGGTAAATACCGATCAATATGAACTAGTCCAGGCAGTTTTGAATTTCTTGTAATGTACTGCTCATATGCTTTAGTTGCTAAACTTACGGTTTCTGACTGTTGATGGAAGGCATTTGTCCAAATCATATGCAAGTATAGGGATGAATTCTTTTATGGAAAGGGCATATTCTTCAACTTAGCTTCAAGGCAACACATTCCACCTATATATAGCCATTTATTCATTAAGATTAGCTTCTTCTCTAAACTACTTTCTAACTGAATGTTCATTTCTAAATACATTGTGATGAATTTCAATTCAACACTGACTGCTAACATGTTCAAGCAGTTTATTACCTTTGTGTTCCCCATGTTTGTTCTTTTGATGCTTGACaggtttaagaaaaaaaatctaaaaaaacaaTCTAATAAGTAGCTTACCAAGCAGTTTAAAACTTGTGGTTTTCCTTTAATTCATTGTAGTTCATTCATCATAACTTTCTAATTTTATATACTGCACTCCCATGATGGCATATCCATAAGTGGTTTCCGTTTATTCAACAAGAGGCTGCaaaactatatatttttattcttgaaATGGACTCGGATAACCATGGCTATTTGTTGCTATCATGACCATGTTGTGAATTTACCTGAAAACTAGACCACAATTTTTCTAGTCTTGAAGGTAAATTTCGAGATGAACAGGCCAAAGATCTGAATAAAGTTGCGATCCTGTAGTCCATCGTATAGAACCAATATccactaaaaataataatgatactTTTTATTTGTAGAGTTAGATACAAGGCCTCCTTTTAGAACCTTAATGGGAAAAGGGGAGCGCATTTCTGTTGACAACAATTAAAAAATGTGACAAAGGAGGCCATAAATACAGACGTTACTTGGGTGTTTCCTTTGGCCTGCCTTGAAAAGTGGTGTAGACATAATTCCTTCCACCTAATTACCTTCTTCATTTTCTGTTGCTTTAGCTTCTAAATCCTCAAACATAGCATAGATTCTATGTTGTAGTCATTCGGTTCTCAGGTTCCTTTGTCTTCTCTTTTTTGATTGATGTTGCCTTATTATTCAATTACATTTATTTCTTCTAAAATGAAGAAGTTACTTTACTGGGAATTCTTCTCTTCAATAGGGATGCATGCTTCTTCTTTTGGCTTTGACCTCTTTCTATGACATAGTAACCAACTAACTATTGCTTTAAATGAAATGTATTAATTGCTTTTGACCCTCTTTGCAATTATATAAAGTCAAGAGAATTACAACGGTTATAGAATGTAGGCTTGAATTGTGTCACTtgcttttttttgctttttctaCTTGCATAAGTGAGAGAATAGAGTATGCCATGGCTGCAATGTATTTAGTTGACAGCATTTACAAAATACCTATTTACTGTAAGCCTCTAGCCATCTTTATTTTTTCTGCTGCTTCAGCTTTAGTTGTGAATTATTATGTAGGCACAGCTTTTTTTCCTTCCTCAGATATTTCAATGTTGCTTTTTGATTGTCTTGATTTTGTATTTTGTGCTCCGGATGGGGTAAGTGATAAACAAGTAGATCACCTCACTACGTGAGAAGGAATAATTGTGAATATTTTCTTGAAGTCTTAGCCGCACTAGATCTGAGCATTGGTATTGTGGTATTGTAAAATGGTTACAATTTCAGTTACTATATCGTTACAATTTGCCAATATCTCTAAACCAAAGTTGTTTACGGGCTCAAGGCACATTGGGGTACCAGATTTTGTACGTTTGTATGAAGATTTTGTTTACTTGAGAATTTATATGTTGGAACAGTTCAGCTAAAATATGAGACCCACAGAAATAGGCAAACTTAACCTTAAGTTTATACGAAGAGTttgcgttttttttttttaaagtgatTACAGCCTTTTCTTTGGGTTATTAATTTTTCTTCACAAATAAAACTCGTTACATTTTATTTATCTTGTATGATGTCATGTCATGCATATTTAACTTGTCTGCTTTAAACTAGCAAGAATAAACATCCACCAGTTATTCTATGAAATCTATTCAAAAAGATCATTTAGCCTTTTTAGATTTGTTTCTATTTAATTTCAAGTTACATGCAATTACACATGCAACAAATAATGTGAAATCTACATTTACATGCAATGAAATGATggttatatttaattatttctttTATAGTTGATGTAAAAGGGCGTCTGATTTTTTCTTACTAGCTCTTTGGTTCATTAACATCATGGAAGCAGAGAGCAAAGTAGAAAAAACAGCTCATTTTGCTAAGTTTGTATGTTTGTTTTCAAGGAACAGTTGAGAAAATAAGTTTCAATCAACCAAGTCTTGATGCATGGTTGTTTCAACTTTATTTGATTGACACAAGCAAATATACTGAAGTAGACTGAATAATATATGCAGCAACTAACTCTCTAAAATGTATTATTTACATACAAAAAATGACTGGGAAATTTGGTAGCACAAATTCGCTGCTGTCTGCTGCACATTCTTACAAGTTAATTTTACGATATCCATACATAACATGTGGAAAATAGCATGTTGACTGTTTTATTGAGAGTGTATTGAAATGGAGCCTTTTGAAAATGTATCATGCACAGACCAGAAAAACTTGGTCGCAGATGCGTGTGCAATGAAACTTGGAACCTCAGACAACTCAAATGAGATTGGCATCCTTTATCCTTGTGATTCATATTATAGATTGTGAGCTGATCTTTCAGGATCAAAACTTGCTGTGTTAAATTATTGaatatttgaagaatatttttGGAGCTTATTTTCTAAATGCTTATGTTGAGATGTGCAGCTTCTTCACTGTTTAATCACCAAAAGAGACATactatattattcttaaaattttttacatGCAGTGGCATCTTTACCTTTGTTAGTGAGCATCTGATTATCTTTTGAACCATTTGTATATCTTTATTGCAGTTGGCTTGCCGGGATTACCCACATCCACGACATCTATGTGGCAAttttccttttaactcatcaccaCATGAAGAGTATTGTGACTTGGTGAGTCCACTGTCTTGAGGTTATATTCTGATTTGTTGAAAGTTTGTGCCCATGCTTTATCTGTTAAAAGATTTGATTTTCTTTGGCAATTTGTTCTCTTATGCTTTAATGCATGCAAATGGTTGATGCTGGCTTACTCAATGCAGTGCCATTGCTATGTCTGTGATTCTCCAGCCCCTTGCTATTACTGGGGCAATGGTAATTCAAGTTCCAACCATTGCCATTCTACTGATAAAGAAGGAAGGTGGAAATCAATGAGACAGTCTTTCAAACAGAAAAACATGGTAGCTACGCAACCACAGAAAGTTACATATGACTCTCCTTTTAATATCCCACCTTTTCGAGATCCAGTACCACCATTCCATCATTATCCAAGTCCTCTATTGGTTCCCCATTCCAGACCTAATTTGCTCCGGCCTTGTTCTGCCACTAGCATCTCAAACTCAAATGCAATCAACCAGAGGCACCAAGATCAACCTACCATTCTCTCTTATACCCGGAGACTTGGCCAGCAGCCAACCAAATCCTGCTCACTTAAGTCTAATGTACAGATAGAGAGCTGTGTTGCTGGTTCATTAACTACTCAACTTGTGTATTCTCGTACAAGATATAAAAGGGTTGGGACGATGCGAGATGGATTTGCTAGCCAGACTAACCGATCTCACAACATTGCTTCGACTAAGAATAATATTCCCAGTGCTGTGTCAGAGAACTCTACTTATGCAACGATGACATCATGGAGACCTCGGA is from Musa acuminata AAA Group cultivar baxijiao chromosome BXJ3-8, Cavendish_Baxijiao_AAA, whole genome shotgun sequence and encodes:
- the LOC103993151 gene encoding RPM1 interacting protein 13, with the translated sequence MAPDIVDISSDEDEFDGLSLPRANGRRQEESDDVVVVEEFSAPAVKRRKQNSGSFGPEKGGASDDDDDCLVLDSDPDKLVSVVDGKGSVGGDGGDDLLIVAEKGQLACRDYPHPRHLCGNFPFNSSPHEEYCDLCHCYVCDSPAPCYYWGNGNSSSNHCHSTDKEGRWKSMRQSFKQKNMVATQPQKVTYDSPFNIPPFRDPVPPFHHYPSPLLVPHSRPNLLRPCSATSISNSNAINQRHQDQPTILSYTRRLGQQPTKSCSLKSNVQIESCVAGSLTTQLVYSRTRYKRVGTMRDGFASQTNRSHNIASTKNNIPSAVSENSTYATMTSWRPRSPRVGQQRSQDLSGTSPGSSADQMQATVSSQFSKPTNQSCVCPPLTAADVSQKSWQDLLASVASELGVAVCSDTDIINVQQPLMVPSLSLPHDKPFSETNASQDTQSD